The sequence GTGTAGAAATGGCTATCAGGCCATACCTGGGCAGGGTCAAAACCAATCCTGCTGTACATCTTGACCATGTTTTTGTAGGTCTTGTTAATATCAAATTCCCGACcccgtctgatatataattttgacactaggTCTCGTAATTTCTCAAAGTCTGTGGGAATGTTTAACGGGGCAAGTtgaatacagtctgcatcctccagtgccGGGAATGTGATTTTCTCTCCGCGAGGATGCCCGACCCTCACCAGCCGCTTCAGAGACATGTTTAGAActgtgggttcctccagtcttgacaGTCTTAATGTTTCCTCGCAAATAGTGTATGTGTCTCCtggtggacactgagtgtacatCTTTTCTAGTGTGCCGTCACCATTTGTTAGTTCTACAATTTTTCCAGCTTGAGTTATTTCTACATCTTTTTGTGTCATTTTTACAGTCTGTTGCTGCTCCGCTGCAGAGCCCAGCGCGACGGCCGACGACGACTCCACCTCCGAGGACGAAGGCGAACCCCCGCTCCCAGCGGATGAAGCCGCCCCGCCGGTCACCGCCGCCACCAGAGAGCccagaggaccccccccccccccccttgtggccAGGAAACCCCCAACCTGACAGGAGAAGTCCGTCAACTCCGGCTGCTCTGTCGGAACAGGAACTGTGTAGATCTCTCCCTCCACTCGTGAGAGGAAGCCCCCACTCTGTGAGGAGGGAGACTCCAAGCTGGTCTGCTCAGTCGCCGTCTCGCCTGGAGGACTCCTCCTAGTGGCCAGGAAGGACCCGACCTGGCAGGAGAAGTCCAGCATCTCCGGTCGCACGTCTGGAACTGAAACAGAATAGACTTTCCTTTCCTCCTCTCTCTCGTTGACCACTGAGGGCAGAGATTCCTGCGATTCCTGGAACTTCCGCCACCGACCTGCATCTCGCAACTGTTTACTTGGTGATTTCCGAGTGACCTTATAGCGCGTCACCATAATCGGTCCTCTGTATGAGCCGCTGTATCATTATCTTGTAAGTTACACACTCCTTGCCAGGAGTGTTGCAGGTACGTTTTCGGTATTTACATGGAATGCAGGTGGGCGTTTCTCTTTCGCACTTGGTTTTATCGTGCTTTTCGCTTCCGCAATTCCTACATACTGGGTTTAGGAAGCTGAAGTATTTTGCGACGTGTCCATAATCATGACATTTAGAACATTTGGCAAGGGCAGTATAGTCCTTGACTGATATCACATTGTAACCTACGTATAATCTGTTGGTTGTTATAATTTGCTTACGCCATGCTGGTGATACTTCGATAGCATGATGCACAGTGTTTCGGTCACGAGGGCCTGCCTTAAAACGGACCCTGAATTGTTCAATGAACTCTTCGCGGGTCATTTTATCCTCGAAATTCTGTGCATAGACGCAGTCAGCCACATCGTTCTGAGTCATATATGATGGTACATCGTACATCATCATAAGTGGCCTGCGCTTTTTGGGTTTTTCACATGTGAATGACTCTTGGATTTTAGTGTTGCTGATTAGTTTATCGCTGTCCTCGGTAGAGGCCAGTTCAACTATCAGCACGTTTTTCGTGGTCCTGATCTGGTTTACTTTTATTTTGTCCACTCTTGGGTTTATGCTCTTTTCGAATTTTGCTTTAGCAGTCTTAACATCGTGCCCTTTCTTTGGTTTTATGAAAACTGTTGGAACGGCTTTTTGTACATTCTGTTTAATCGTTTCTTGTACTGTGCGTTTTGTAATAGTTGGTGCTGCTGCAACTGCAGCATAAGACTTTTGGGGTTTTGCCGCCTCTTTTCTAAGGCGGTTATTTTCCGCCTTTATCTCCTCATATTGCCCCTCGAGCATGGCATGTGCCAAAGCCCAGTTGGCAATTTCTTCTTTGATCACCCGGATTTGATCTGCGGTGATCTTTCCGTGTTTGACACTTCAGTCTAAAAGCCGAAGGAAGTGCGCATGTCGTTCCATGACGGATACATTCGACCTTGCATCGATAGGAGCGTCTTGCTCCGGTAGCGCTATATCACTCTCCACATTTTCCGCCATCATTGAGTTGAAGAGTGATTAATTGGAGGCCCGTCTCTcaccccggaccggcctctctgacatgggggggggggggggggggggggggcaaattgcagctcgctcaccagtcccgccccttgaccaagagccTTATGAGCTGCTGGGTTTagcacgccgtttccagcgcactagtccccttccacgaccacatcactggggatttcacccgtccctccccggcaaatgcccaccgcattccggagaggcggattcacctctcggccttcgccccctactcggccgagttcccacctgaaggccaagaacccagtcctacccaggtgctgggtcggtcCCCCAGACTTTCGGAGGTCTGGCCACATCTAACCTAGCCAGGGACATGTCACCACGCCCTGGCTTGACGGAGCGTGTCCGGGACATCCCGTTCACGGCGATGAGCCTTTGCCGGCTCGGGCCGTGATCCCTCCCCAGCGAATGTGGCCGTGGGAATTGCAGGGCTAAGATGATGTTTGCCCTGCGAGGGACAGATGTGTCCCTTacgacgcagcttcccctgcgccacgcaccctttgctttcgcttgggttggGGGCACTTATTGTCTTGCCACGACGGGAGTTTTACGTCctgccttgacacacgacaaccctcacaaatccacagcccagagatgttgatGGTGATAGCTGGGTCTTATAtgtggagtttgacatcatcgagacggtacggcactcaagcccgagttacgttccccaggggggtctccacacgtaccgggggatcatgaccgaacatgtctcacccaccgcttttgctagttaacggtgggccagtgcagaccgtgaggattgcacccagttaagggctagccttttaacgtcatgcatggacggcccatcccgtgttagcttcgccccatctgagggggttactgagccagagagccacgacaaggccacgagattggacattacggtccccgccccactcaggttcctctgagccccgacgcgttcgttgacttcggggaatcagagggtctcctggcggttttaacccagttatgggaggcagcgcgccgacctcgggaaacgcgcgccgacctcggtaTTACTGGTAattcatttacaataatctacatgtACTGCACAATGAaatgtactgcacaatgagaagagactgtcaacctcagcactttgaagtagtgcacagccaggatGACTGAGGTTgcgttgctgtttctaatcctctggtgcttgagctGCAGAATCCATAACTGCCTCGAATGAGAATGGCAGGAATGAATATCCTGcagcagtatagaacttactctggatcTCCACCCTGCACAGAAAACAACGAGGCACTATTAGTTCTTATCATTCTCACCAAACTACAGAAGCCTGTAATGGACATTATGACGATGTCACCACCTTCACCAGTGAAAGTTCTTAGTAGCAATTGAGACAAGAGAAGTAGGccaattattaatttgtttttcaaaagtcatttcattgtatatggtaatactcagtggacatcatCTGTCTAAAAGATGTCAactttgcagactatatgtataaTCAGAGCTTTGTCTtttccattccgagtttgtttataatggtattaagggaatcagatccactgggcatttagagcaacctgctttaaacaacatgAGCAGGCAGTAGGCACAGTATTTGACTGACTGTTCTTATGTTGtttgtttctcaaaaaaaaaaaaaaaaaaaaaaaaaaaaaaaaaaaaaaaaaaaaaagcaagcaagCTTGAATGGGGGTCAATACCAATACAACCAGTACAAGTCTCAGACTGTGCAGCAGAGGATCTGTGCTTCATTTCTCTGGAAGGTGGCTGGATGTCAACTTTCCCTCCAATGACTTCACAGCACTCATTACACTGGCACCTTACTAGCATATAAATAAACTTGATGGAAGTACATTGCACCCTTGCacctgaaggtgactggcacaCTTCCTCAGTGCCAACACCATTTAGTGTAACACTCATCTGTTCATCTTCTAATGTCACAGCATCAAAGGcaagttttttaaaatgttttcaagacAGTTGCATATCATGTACATGCACTACGCCCCCACACACAGTCAAAAATTGATAAACATTTTTTACATTGcttcacagtcaatataaatagattattttgtctttttttcaacCTCTAGATGGGCAGtgtcaaatatttaaatatttaatttataaatataaaattcaCGTACACAGAAAATCTTAGTGGAGAAAGAATGATACAAAgtgaaaaaagaatacaaatggaaAAATTTACTCAGTGATTaacatgatgtgacaaaggaaaaaaattagatttaaaaccaTTAATGGAATAAAAGTAATAAAGTAATTGACAAAATTTAGTGCCATTATTAGTTTCAAACCTACAACCTTACCCTATTTGTTATGCAATGTAACCAGTCAATATACTATTATAATTTAACTCTATCGAGTGTCACATAAAATTCCGATTTTTTCCATTGATTACTCCCAGAATAGGTCCCACAGGGGTGAGTGACTAAGTGCAATACCTGGTATCTTAACTTACATCATCATACAGATGGTTTCACAAACAGTCAATCTCACCTCTGAGGATCTCttcttttaagtgctcatctactgCCAAATGCCCCTATTACACAATGATGGGACACCTTTACTCTTTCTGCTGTTCACTGTACATTTCCATTAAATATGAAATTATATTGAAAGTAACGGTACTGACCAAATTCCACAATCTGTATTAAATACTTTAACAAAATTAAATACCTGGATTGATTTAAGTTTGTTGAAATTAAACATGGAAATGAATGAGTTAATGAGTAAATCAAAACAAGCAATATTATATCTATGACAGCCACAGAAACCAGGATTTACAATTTATCACTTTCAGTGGCACCtctatgaaatataattttttcctactctatatttaaaatatatttccatagtgaaataaattatttgaaaaacaaGTAAAAGATAACCACATATACTTACGGGCATGCACCAGTGACAGTGCCCAAAGTCACAGATACAAGGCAGTGTGAGAGCCTAGCACGTACTCTATTGTGTGGATGCCCTGATGGATGAAGATTTCTCCCAGGTCGTGGTCTGGACTGCTCTGCGGCACGGGAGCCCCATCTGTAATGTCCTTAGTGTGCTGTCCCTGACATCGATCCCACCTCCACATCCATGCCATTCTCTGCAGGTACGGGATGGCTTGAAAGTTGGGGAAAGTCAGAAGATTGTCTGTTAAATGAAAGAGCAAACTGACTCAACACTCCTGCGAGATATTTACCCTCAAATGTGTCAAaacattgcagggggtacagaTTATTACTCACCAGTTGGTGGGCTTTGTGGTGCCTCATTATCGAAACATTGGGTTTTGCAAGAAGTATCCAAGGCACACACAGTAGGGCAAGAACAAAGAGCCGctgcaagcctttctgcaatacagaagaaagacaaaattgCATATACTAAAAGTAATGGAAAAATGCGAAACTGGTgaaattactttccagaataagttgtttgaaaacacACATTAATACTATTTGAGGCAAGACTAATCATAATTTAGAGTGAAACCAAAcaaattcaatgaaacatttttccactcttgctCACCTGTCAACTATACATGAACTCATCACAACCTTTTGGAGGAACAATACCTTTGAACAATACCATATTGATGAAAGTGATTGAAATTGATGGAGCACACGCAGGGCCTGATGTGAAACCTGAAAAAAGATAAGTTGTGTTTAGTCATCTATCAAATCACAAGCTATAAATTTATTCTAATGCTCCGAAAGTGAAAGCCAAGACGACTTTAACAAAACCTCCACTGTAATCACAAATTCTGTCTACTATAGTAGAAGTTTAAAATGCCAAAAATTTAATTCCCACTTACCAAATGTCAGTTCATAGTTCACCCGTTTTACAAACACCAAGATACACGTGAAGAGgaacaagataaaaaaattatgtCAGACAAACTTGCATATGATAATGGAATTTTTGAAATACCTGGAGAGCAGAAATGGAGCCATGTAAATAAAGTTGCCTTATCATCACCTGTTTAATAAACACGGAGTCAATACTCTAATGTAAAACAAATATGAGAGTCATATGTGAATTACTCAAATGGACGCTGATGAAAACTATCAAAATTAACACATGTACACTATATACCAAAAGGAAAATTCAGTTCAGAAAATCACCAAAACATAGCTTCAGTTGGCAAAATACAAAGTACTGCCGAGGGATAAACTTAAAAGAATAGGAAACTATTACAAGTGTGGGGAACATACGAGTTCCTTCATTAGAGATGAAAGTGGCATTAGGTTGGGAAGGCTGGAAAGGAGTGCAACTTGCTCAGACCCACCTATTGTAAACATGATAGGAGGCAGAGATGAAAGATGTTTGAGAACGTAGGAAGTCAAAGGTAGGCACTACAGCAGCATCATATAGAAGGGATAGTGTGAAAATCCAACACTAACACTCACTCTTACCTGCTTTCTCACTAACCTTTGTTTCATCTTTTTCTCAACAGCTAGGTCGTTCACAACCTGGCCTCAGACACTGACCTCAGTTCAACTATGTCCGCCCTACCTAACTGCCCTCCTAAAGAAATTATACAGAAGTTCTGGAAGTGTGtgtctttcttcttcttcaagtGCTTCTATCAGTGATACTCAGAATTTCATCATCAGAAAGTAAGTGCAAGGTTGGATCAAATATATAtcgaaatttttgttttgtgtgccTTTTTGTAAACAGGGAGTGGTGCGATCTCTCCTTGTTGTTGCTTTGGTTTCCAATGGCTGTTCTCCACAGCTAGATTTACTGAAGAAACAATGTCAGAGCAAAAGGTAGTGTCCTATGTTGCACAACACATTATAATAAAGTTTGTCACAATAATGGTTGTAAAATGTTAAACTTTTTGGAAGGACTTGCAGCACAGTTCAGAGACTACACCCTGAGAAAGACTGAAGAGTATGCATGGCACAAACATTTGTATCAGAACAACAAGCAATTGAGAAGGAAACTCGCCAACTTCGCACAAGGACTAGCATGACAACATCCATGCTGTTTCTTCAGTCAGTTGACCTCACAGAAAAGTAATTTTGTGGATATGAATTTTTCTAAAGCTTAAATAAATTTAAGACAATTCTGGTTTATATTCAATTAACTCTCTTACTGACCAACCTGTCACGTATATATTTTCTATGACATACGGAACCGAAGATATTAGTGAGAGAATTCTAGTGAACTAcaaatacatacaagctctgaaaTATCATTGGGTAACATGGGATTTATCAATTTTGATGCATCAAGAAAACATACACATCACAGCTTCATTCTCTTAATcctgctctgagcaagttaacagtTACTTCCATGATACCAATCGCAAGTTGCAAAATGAGAAGATAAGCTGTGTCTAGGAACAAGTAAGGATGAACAGAGAGATGGAAAGGAAAGAGGTTAGGGTTCAACAACCCATACACAATGGACATATACATTCTGGGCAAAATAAATGGCACAGAAAATAATTATAGTAAGAATGATGTGGGATTTCAGTTTTTATGCACTTCAGTACCTGTTTGGTACCATTTTGCCACTAAGTTTTGCATTGTACACTTTGCTGGACATTTTACCAAAATACTTCCAGTCAATCTCTTACACTAACAGTCATGCACATGTTTTCCATGaacttttttgtttgtgtgttgtaCTCATCTAGTCAGTAAACACATGTGCTCATCTTACTCAAACATAATGACACGCGCAAGTACTCAACACAGCATGAGGGACAGACACTTGCAGACATATACTAACAATCGATTGGTGCATCAAAATCAGTTTCCAGCTTTTATGATGAGCAGCCCCCTGTTTAACAACAATCAGCTCCGTGTCAAGTCTTACAAATATTTGCTGTTGCCTTGAAGAAATCATCAATGCATACCTACAGCAAGACAGCCAAATGAGATCTGAACCTCCATCTTATTTCCTTAAGgggtacaacaatttaaaaaaatctcatttgaaGATTAGGTGCTTTCCAAGCATTCTTAAATACGAAACTATGTTTTATTCACAAATTTGTTGGCAGCTAAGTGCATAGCGTAAGCAGAATAAAATCATGATGATTTTTTGAATCTCACTAGAAGCATAACATTTATTCTTACTTTTCTGAATTTCTCATTAACTAACAGAAATGTTAACAAATAATATGGACTCAAATATGTTAATaaaaatttatctatttatttttaattactatctGCATGAAAatccaagtactcacaaattaaattttgttacaCAAATGTGAAAcatcagtttgaaaaaaaaaaaaacattatttgaatCTAGAGGTTTACTCAAGCCAGAAGCCATACAAAATTCTACCATATTATGTGATACCACTAAAACCACAATTTACATGGTTTACATTATCAACTACATTATCTTGGCCCAGAACTGGGCCACAGCAACTATACTGCCTTCAGTCTTCATCAGCTATCCATCACTACATGACTGCACAACTCAGGGCAGATGGGCAGTGGCACAGGTGATCCATTGTTTGTTGTCCTCCACATTTTACAGTGCCATTCCACTGGAAGATTTCTATTTGAGAAGATGGTCCCTGGATTTACAAACACCTAATCTTAGCCTCTTTAGTCATCTTGGCTGATCAACCTAAAGTACTTCCAGATGGTAGAAATGCAGAAAGTTTACCCACCTTTGAAGTGTGTCACATCTACCTGCCTATATTTCTCTGCCAGTGCATGGAGACATGTGGACGTTTAAGTAAAGAAACTACTTCTGGAGTTCTGCCTGTATCTTGGTGGTGTCATTTCAGATAAAACTCAAGATTTTAATAGTGTCTCTACCACTTGTCTTCAGGGATAAAATGAGTGTCACAGTTGGTTCTGTGTTCTGCTTCTGACACAGACAAGCCAGCATGGTTTGAAACCTAccacaggagagtgtcacagaattaAATGGTGTCACATGCTGAGGGACACCAACACCACATTTGAAACTGCCGTTTTGCCTCCCTGTAAGTTTCAGTCATTCCCTCCTGTTACCCATCCATAAACAATGTGTCATCTTGCCCCCACCCTGGAATTTTCTAGATTCTGCTGGTCCTCCTATATAAGCagtgtgacattacagcctttatcaatgcgattttttaacatgtaaaagtttttttttctgtattcgtgtcagtatgtgcgaacttttaacatattcAAATGAATGctgtaaccagatatctttgccgtgctcctgaaaagcgcagaatatcacgatagctataaactgttatacgctgctatcgatcagtaaaaaaaaaaacgacgcacctatgtttcaaaataacaattgccaatttttacttctgcagggagccgcgccactctctagctgttcttctgtgaatgtgttgcgagttgGACGCAAAATTATTGTGCTCCAtgctgatataatcattttattgtaactttaagagtttaagtgattaaaaatatatgtagccacaaacactcgagaatgtgtatcatgaaaattcgctccactaccacaatgggtggccatgttaatgtaagtttccgtttcataatataatacttgaagccttgaagtttatttaatttcaaagaaaatctctcaaccttattttcattaattatacttgtgataatcttttctgtttaaaagatttatgtagTTTATGATCCAGcttgtgttctgtcggaacaggaggctgtcgtgacgacatcgttataatatttattccaagttctttcagttccatttatatgttcgtacaaatccaatttgttggtcccttaggtttctttcatgtaacttctgtctgctTTCTCTGCGCGATCTTCCTctgaaaaaatttctgttcattttttagtaattttctatATCGCGAATAAGAAAAGACAGCCGGCTCCTGCTTCGAACGGAACACCGTGACTTTTCTAACGCACGAGTTTTCCGCTGaaaggtaatagaattccttaaagctggatcaattacacatgttgctgctgttctctgacaaatctggtgtgattaatagtaatttattctgtcacgacaaaaagaacctattttacttttaccaaagcaacaaagctttcaattaaattactcaAAAAAATCATACCAGAGCAGAATAGTGTGCCAGTTCCAAGTAAGTGATTTTATTCCTGAATATGATGGCAGAAAACTGTTGAAAGCtcaacaattttattcaaaatgatggaACTTGAACATTGAgactttttgttccatttttctaacaacacatcccccacacacacacacacacacacacacacacacacacacacacacacacacacacacacagagagagagagagagagagagagagagagagagagagagagagagagagagagagagagagagagagagagacaggaagcctcaagatggcGTCAGTTGCAGAAGTTTTGAATGTAAAGGTTGTCGAAAATAATGTTATACAGTGTCAAACTTGCAAAAAGTGCATGAAACCTGTTAAAAGTGGCTTCGTGTGTGTCCAGTGTAACTACAAATTTCATTTTCGTTGCGGAAAGGCTGATCCTTCCCTGAGAAGCGACGATAACTGTGCGACTATGTGGAACTGTGCGGATTGTAAACAAAAGGCTGCATCTCTTAATGATCAAGAAACATGTACTTGTGATGTAGCAAGGAAGACCGACAGTATAAAAAAGGAAAACCTATCATATCTTAAAATCATTGGACTCTTGCAGAATGaattaaaaaaactgtacgagAAATATGAAGTAAATCCACACAAGTCAGAGCAATGGCGTGGTAAAACAACGACCAAAGATGTGAAAGTCGGTGCTTCATCTTCCGAAAATGATctgttaattattgctgagctacgagaggaaacaaaaattctgagtgatgaaaacagaagactcaagcttaaattggaagagagtgATCATCGGCTATGTCTTAATAT is a genomic window of Schistocerca gregaria isolate iqSchGreg1 chromosome 9, iqSchGreg1.2, whole genome shotgun sequence containing:
- the LOC126291914 gene encoding uncharacterized protein LOC126291914 → MVTRYKVTRKSPSKQLRDAGRWRKFQESQESLPSVVNEREEERKVYSVSVPDVRPEMLDFSCQVGSFLATRRSPPGETATEQTSLESPSSQSGGFLSRVEGEIYTVPVPTEQPELTDFSCQVGGFLATRGGGGGPLGSLVAAVTGGAASSAGSGGSPSSSEVESSSAVALGSAAEQQQTVKMTQKDVEITQAGKIVELTNGDGTLEKMYTQCPPGDTYTICEETLRLSRLEEPTVLNMSLKRLVRVGHPRGEKITFPALEDADCIQLAPLNIPTDFEKLRDLVSKLYIRRGREFDINKTYKNMVKMYSRIGFDPAQVWPDSHFYTRHLD